Proteins encoded by one window of Deltaproteobacteria bacterium:
- a CDS encoding sugar ABC transporter permease, with amino-acid sequence MATGGRRAGEAALGGNSRLSLLVDNEKILGFLMIAPAVAYVLALVGYPLVLAFIYSLSDMTVGSTHFNFVGLKNIKYIIQDPEFQTAVKNTLLFTFVSQLIVIVLAKILALLLVKDFKGKFFVRALILMPYVAPISLGVIGWLWMLDSIYSPINWLLQHTGLFGPDFWPMWLGKPDLAMTSIITVHVWRMLPLATVIILAGLCSIPQDIQDAALVDGAGYFRQLFQITIPMMLPIIMVAVLFGIVFTATDIIIILVLTRGGPYDSTQVLVSQAFYTGIDAGDLAQGAAIALFLFPLLLAVAIFMLRIARRAEVA; translated from the coding sequence ATGGCCACTGGCGGCAGACGAGCAGGAGAAGCGGCCTTGGGCGGGAACAGCCGCCTAAGCCTGCTGGTGGATAACGAAAAGATACTCGGCTTCCTGATGATCGCACCGGCGGTGGCCTACGTCTTGGCCCTGGTCGGCTATCCCCTGGTGCTGGCCTTTATTTATTCACTCAGCGACATGACGGTGGGCAGTACGCACTTCAACTTCGTCGGCTTGAAGAATATCAAATACATTATACAGGACCCCGAATTCCAGACGGCCGTCAAAAACACGCTTCTGTTTACGTTCGTTTCCCAGCTCATCGTAATCGTTCTGGCCAAAATCTTGGCGCTGCTTCTGGTGAAGGATTTCAAGGGAAAGTTTTTCGTTCGCGCCCTTATCCTCATGCCTTATGTGGCCCCGATTTCCCTTGGGGTGATCGGTTGGTTGTGGATGCTGGACTCGATCTACAGCCCCATCAATTGGCTACTCCAGCACACGGGGCTTTTTGGTCCCGACTTCTGGCCCATGTGGTTGGGGAAACCGGACCTGGCCATGACCTCCATCATAACGGTTCACGTGTGGCGTATGCTGCCTCTGGCCACGGTCATTATCCTGGCCGGACTCTGTTCCATCCCCCAGGATATCCAGGACGCGGCCCTCGTTGACGGAGCAGGCTATTTTCGGCAGCTGTTTCAGATCACCATACCCATGATGCTTCCCATCATCATGGTGGCCGTACTGTTCGGGATCGTATTTACGGCAACGGACATCATTATCATTCTGGTGCTGACAAGGGGGGGACCCTACGATTCAACACAGGTTCTGGTCAGCCAGGCCTTTTATACGGGTATCGATGCGGGCGACTTGGCCCAGGGAGCGGCCATTGCTCTGTTTCTCTTTCCACTTCTTCTGGCCGTTGCCATATTCATGCTGCGGATAGCGCGAAGAGCGGAGGTTGCCTGA
- a CDS encoding carbohydrate ABC transporter permease — protein sequence MNTKTDLLKEIVKNITHYVVLGVFALFASLPFLWMLITTFKTDADLYNRANNPFFFNQAPTLAHIEHLFTETMFFQWLLNTAIVGISVVAITLALAIPAGYSLVRLGGRTGEKLGIVIFLTYLVAPTILFIPMSRVIAELGLQDSLWSLILVFPSFTIPFAIWLLMGFFKAIPQDLEEAAMIDGYSRLGAFIRMVIPISKSGILTVVIFSFTLVVQEYIYTLTFVTSASRYTVSVGVPTFLVHGDVYNWGALMGGCLIASLPIAIVYNFFVDRFIGGLTLGAVKG from the coding sequence ATGAACACAAAAACTGATCTTCTCAAAGAAATCGTCAAGAATATCACACACTACGTTGTTTTGGGGGTTTTCGCGCTCTTCGCCAGCCTGCCCTTCCTGTGGATGCTGATTACCACCTTCAAGACGGACGCCGATCTCTACAACCGCGCCAATAATCCTTTCTTTTTCAACCAAGCGCCCACGCTGGCGCATATCGAGCACCTGTTTACCGAAACGATGTTTTTTCAGTGGCTGCTGAACACGGCCATTGTGGGCATAAGCGTGGTTGCCATTACTCTGGCATTGGCCATTCCGGCCGGATACAGTCTCGTGCGTCTCGGAGGTCGAACAGGGGAAAAACTCGGCATCGTGATATTTCTCACCTACCTGGTTGCTCCGACCATCCTGTTCATCCCCATGTCGCGCGTGATTGCGGAACTGGGTCTGCAGGATTCGCTCTGGTCCCTCATACTGGTATTCCCCTCCTTCACCATACCGTTCGCCATATGGCTTCTTATGGGTTTTTTCAAAGCCATTCCGCAGGATCTCGAGGAAGCCGCCATGATTGACGGCTACAGTCGACTGGGTGCTTTCATCCGGATGGTCATCCCGATTTCGAAATCGGGAATACTGACGGTGGTCATTTTTAGTTTTACTCTCGTGGTGCAGGAATACATCTACACCCTGACCTTCGTTACGTCCGCCTCCAGATACACGGTGAGCGTCGGCGTGCCGACGTTTCTGGTGCATGGGGACGTGTATAATTGGGGTGCGCTCATGGGAGGGTGTCTCATTGCCTCCCTACCCATCGCCATTGTCTACAATTTCTTTGTGGACCGGTTTATAGGCGGACTGACTCTCGGGGCCGTGAAGGGGTGA
- a CDS encoding UPF0280 family protein — translation MEPIRVLREDLVLVDWGPMTLSISAWEGGVPRPVIAARSARTALGCLSTLADFQEYLKKPVVELPRDRPLPRVVARARDAAAVVGRELTPLASVAGAVADEVADRAWELGADRVIVNNGGDIALRLKAGEQARVGIKQIRRFGSLADEPILGRLRVPSGDGVGGVASSGWQGRSHSLGLADLVTVWTVTAGLADAAATALANAVYAESSEVVRHPACELDPRSDLKDKPVVSYVGNLSPTARRVALQAGMDAAAELFQAGLIRGCLIAVQSDRAVFDPQRLFTPSRPRESVRL, via the coding sequence TTGGAACCGATCCGGGTCCTGAGAGAAGACCTTGTTCTGGTGGACTGGGGCCCCATGACGTTGAGCATATCGGCATGGGAAGGAGGGGTTCCCCGACCGGTCATCGCCGCAAGGTCCGCTCGAACGGCCTTGGGTTGCCTGTCCACGCTGGCGGATTTCCAGGAATACCTGAAGAAACCGGTTGTCGAGCTTCCTCGGGATCGGCCCCTCCCAAGAGTAGTTGCCAGGGCGAGAGATGCGGCTGCCGTTGTGGGACGGGAACTCACGCCCCTGGCTTCCGTGGCCGGCGCCGTGGCCGACGAGGTGGCGGATCGGGCGTGGGAGCTGGGCGCGGACAGGGTGATCGTCAATAATGGAGGAGACATCGCGTTACGTCTCAAAGCGGGTGAACAGGCCCGGGTGGGTATCAAGCAGATACGCAGGTTCGGAAGCCTTGCGGATGAGCCGATTCTGGGCAGGCTCCGCGTGCCGTCCGGGGATGGCGTCGGGGGTGTGGCCTCGAGCGGCTGGCAGGGGCGCAGCCATTCCCTCGGCCTGGCGGACCTGGTCACCGTATGGACCGTTACCGCCGGCCTGGCCGATGCGGCAGCGACCGCCCTGGCCAACGCAGTATACGCGGAATCCTCCGAAGTGGTGCGGCATCCGGCATGTGAGCTGGATCCCCGCAGCGACCTGAAAGACAAACCCGTAGTGTCTTATGTGGGTAACTTATCCCCCACTGCCAGGCGCGTCGCACTCCAGGCGGGAATGGACGCGGCCGCCGAACTGTTCCAGGCCGGGCTCATCCGAGGCTGCCTGATTGCCGTCCAGTCGGATCGGGCCGTCTTTGATCCGCAGCGACTGTTCACCCCTTCACGGCCCCGAGAGTCAGTCCGCCTATAA